TTGACTGATCCAATAAAGCGAACTGAATCAGTATGGTGCTTTTTCATGCGTTCCAGCATACGTAACCTCCACCAGCTTAATCTTCCCGTCCTTTACTTCCCAGACTGCTACATAGGTTGGATTGCCCTTTTTAAGGTGGCAGTGGTGCCTGGCACTGGAAAGCTTCCCGTAGTTCGGCCAGTCTCCACGGACGGGGCCACCGGCTTCAATATCTCCGATCAACGCATACAGGATCTGACGTAGCGTTTTAGGGAGTTTGCTTTTTTGCTTTTCTGCTGCTCGTGACAGCTTAACTGTCCAAGTCATAAAATATACCTTTCAGAAGTATAAATCAAGCCTCTGTATTTATCCCCGGTTACACCACCTGTCTGATCGAAATAACCTTCGCCCCGGCCTTTAATCCGTCCAGGTAGTCAGCCCATTGCTGCATCATCTGACGCCGATCTTTAAGGAAAGAGGTTCGATTGTAGGCCCTGCCGTTTGCATCCCTTACCGCGTGGGCTAGCTGGTGTTCAATTATGTCAGGCCGGAACCCTAATACTTCATCCAGAATGGTTCGGGCGGTTGCCCTGAATCCGTGACCGGTCATTTCGCTTCCGGTATACCCAAGACGGCGCAAGGCTGCAGTAATGGCGTTTTCACTCATAGGTCGTAATGGGGTGCGGTGGCAGGGGAAAACATATTTGCTGTGTCCAGTCAGGGGGTGCAGCTCTCGAAGTATCTGGACGGCTTGAGAGGAGAGGGGGACAAGGTGGAACTGCCCCTTGCGGTCTTGCTTGGTCTGGTTCTTCAGCTTCATTCTTTCAACGGGTATGTTCCATTCGGCAGAATCAAGGTTAAGCTCTGCCCACTCCATGCCCCGTAGTTCCCCAGGGCGGCAGAACAGCATAGGGGAAAGCTGTAAGGCGCACTTGACTACAAAACTTCCCTGAAAGCTGTCTATGGCTCTTAACAGGGGGGCAACTTCTTTCGGGTCTGTCAGTGCCCCGAAGTGCTTTGCTCTTGCCGGGGGTAATGCTCCCCTTAAGTCTGCTGTACAATCACGGTCTGCCCGGTGTCCGTGGGCTATGGCGTAGCGTAATACCTGGCTGATGATCGTCTTTACCCGGTGAGCGGTCTCAAGTATCCCTCGTGATTCAATCCGTTTCAGAACCTTCAGCACGTCCGGGGCCTTAATCTCTTCAATCGGCATTGCCCCGATATAGGGGAACAGTTCCCTTTCCAGCCGGCTAAAGAGCTTGGTGGCGTGGCCGGGAGTCCATTGGTTCTGAAAGGCTCCAAACCATTCCCGTGCTATTACCTCAAAACTGTTTGCTGTCCTGTCTTCACCGGCTTGCTTTTGTGCCTTCTTTAGATTTCCCGGATCAGTACCGTTTGCGACGAGCTTCCGGGCTTCCTCTTTCCGCCTTCTTGCATCTGCCAAAGAGATCTCAGGATAAGATCCAAATGCAATCCGGCGCTCTTTACCTTCAAAGCGGTATTTCATCCGCCAGAGTTTGCCGCCTGTTGATGTAACGAGTAGGTAGAGGCCGCCACCGTCAAATAGATTGTAGTCTTTGTCTTTGGGTTTGGCCTTGGAAACTTGAATGTCGGAGAGGGGTACAATCCTTTTAGGCATGGCGCTTTCCTCCGTTTTGGGGATACCCAAAATGCTATGGGGATATTTTGCTGAAAATATATCCCCAAAAAACGTGGATTCAAGCATATCAATATAGACTTGTATGGACAATATAAAAGAAAAAGCCCTTGAATTTTCAAGGGCTTTTGGTCTTGTCTGGACTATCCCAGACTGTCTAATGGTGGCTGCTCAGGGACTCGAACCCCGGACCTCACACGTATGAAGCGTATGCTCTAGCCAGCTGAGCTAAGCAGCCATTTGAAAACGCCCCTTCGGTAGACCAAAGAGGCGGTTGGTGATTTGGTTGCGGGGACAGGATTTGAACCTGTGACCTTCGGGTTATGAGCCCGACGAGCTACCAGACTGCTCCACCCCGCGACGTGAGGAATTGAAGTTATAGCAGGAACGGCAAGGTGAAGTCAATATAAAATTTTACTTATTCCTGATCGGGCAGCACTTTTGCGCCGCCGCCTACCCGGCTGGCGATCTCGGATGCGGCTTCTTTATCAAGGTGGCGGCCGATACGGACGCGGTACCAGGTGCCTTTATCGTTCAGATTGGTTTCTGCAACCGTGGCGCTGTAGCCCTTGGCAGCAAGTTTTGCCTTGGCGCTTTCTGCCTCCTTTGCGTTGGTGAAGGAGGCTACCTGGACCAGAAAACCGGAGCCTGCAGTCTTGCTGTCGGGCGCTTTGGCTGCAGCTCCTGCTGCCTGAGGTGGTTGCGGGGCAGAGGGGGCTGCAGGTTTTGGTTTTTCATTGATACCGCTGCCAAGCACTGTCTGCTTTTGACCTTTGGGCAGACTTTCAAAGAAGGAAAGCGGTACCTGCCCAGAGGGTGATGCCTGTTGAGCTGTTTGTCCTGTTGCTGTCACAGTGGGTGGTGTCGCACTGGCCTGGGGCGGTTGTTGTGCCGGTTGATCCGCCGGTTTTTTTCCGTCCTTTAAAGTGGACTCAAGGCTCTGTTGCTCCATGGCGGCCCTGAATGCCTTTTTGGTGGCTTTTTGTGAAAAAAACCAGCCGGTGCCAAAACCGGTGAAAAATATGACTCCTGCAAGAATGCACCATAACAGCAGGCTGCCGGAGGATGATCTGTCTGCCTTGCGTGGACTGCCGCCACTGCTTGAACTGCTGGAGCCGTAGGATTGCCGTGGCTCACTATAGTCGATCCGCATGGCTGACCTCCTACATCTTTTCCGGGGCTGATACGCCCAGCAGGGTGAGGGCGTTTTGTATAACCTGCCTGGTGCGGGCCAACAGGTAGAGTCGTGCGATACTCAGTGAGGTGTCTTCCGTCACTACCTTGGACTTGTTGTAATAGCTGTGGAACTGGCCTGCCAGTTCGGTCAGGTAATAGACGATCTTGTGCGGTTCAAACTCCTGTGCCGCGTCATCAACGGTTTCCGGCAGGCTTTCAAGCCACTTGATCAGACGCAGTTCTTCAGGGGTCTCAAGTTGAGCGAGAACAGCTGCGTCTGGCGTCTGATCAGGCAGGTGGATGCCTTTGTCTGCCGCATTCTCAAAGATGCTGCAGATACGGGCATGGGCATACTGGATATAGTAGACCGGGTTGTCCAGTGATTGCTGTTTGGCAAGGTCTATGTCAAAGACCAGTTGCGAGTCGGGCTTACGCATTACAAAGAAGAAGCGGGTGGCGTCACGACCGACCTCGTCGATCAGATCCCGCAGGGTGACATAGCTGCCGGCCCGCTTGGAGATCTTGACCTCTTCGCCACCCCGCATGACGGTGACCATCTGATGCAGGACGTATTCCGGCCAGCCCTTGGGAATACCGGCGTTCAGGGCCTGCAGGCCGGCCCGCACCCGGGTGATGGTACTGTGGTGGTCGGCTCCCTGCTCATTGACGACCCGCAGGAAGCCGCGCTGCCATTTGTCCAGATGGTAGGCCACATCCGGTACGAAATAGGTGTAGCCGCCGTCGGTCTTGCGCATGACCCGGTCCTTGTCATCACCAAAATCGGTGGTGCGCAGCCAGAGTGCTCCCTCCTGCTCATAGGTGTGACCATTGGCAATCATCTGCTGCACTGCTGCCTCCACCTTGCCGTCAGAGTAGAGGCTTGATTCGAGGAAGTAGTGGTCAAAGCGGACATCAAAGGCCTGCAGATCCTGATCCTGTTCCCTGCGCAGGGCTGCAACGGCAAAACGCCGGATGGCATCCAGATCGTCCGGGTCGCCGCTGGCAGTGACCTGCTGGTCTCCGGCAACAACGGTCTCCCCGGCAAGGTAGGCCGTTG
Above is a window of Trichlorobacter lovleyi SZ DNA encoding:
- a CDS encoding SPOR domain-containing protein, whose amino-acid sequence is MRIDYSEPRQSYGSSSSSSGGSPRKADRSSSGSLLLWCILAGVIFFTGFGTGWFFSQKATKKAFRAAMEQQSLESTLKDGKKPADQPAQQPPQASATPPTVTATGQTAQQASPSGQVPLSFFESLPKGQKQTVLGSGINEKPKPAAPSAPQPPQAAGAAAKAPDSKTAGSGFLVQVASFTNAKEAESAKAKLAAKGYSATVAETNLNDKGTWYRVRIGRHLDKEAASEIASRVGGGAKVLPDQE
- the argS gene encoding arginine--tRNA ligase, with the translated sequence MIRQKLAVLVTQALASARNAGVLCSELFPDVVIGTPAQEAHGDFACNIALQLAKPERKSPRQVAESVLLHLQDTDGLIRRAEIAGPGFINFFIAPSAWQQCLPLIEQAGPAYGTTDSGAGRKAQVEFVSANPTGPLHIGHGRGAAIGDVLCRLLAATGWQVTREFYYNDAGAQISNLALSVQARCLGIETDDPRWPADGYQGEYIKEVATAYLAGETVVAGDQQVTASGDPDDLDAIRRFAVAALRREQDQDLQAFDVRFDHYFLESSLYSDGKVEAAVQQMIANGHTYEQEGALWLRTTDFGDDKDRVMRKTDGGYTYFVPDVAYHLDKWQRGFLRVVNEQGADHHSTITRVRAGLQALNAGIPKGWPEYVLHQMVTVMRGGEEVKISKRAGSYVTLRDLIDEVGRDATRFFFVMRKPDSQLVFDIDLAKQQSLDNPVYYIQYAHARICSIFENAADKGIHLPDQTPDAAVLAQLETPEELRLIKWLESLPETVDDAAQEFEPHKIVYYLTELAGQFHSYYNKSKVVTEDTSLSIARLYLLARTRQVIQNALTLLGVSAPEKM
- a CDS encoding tyrosine-type recombinase/integrase; translation: MPKRIVPLSDIQVSKAKPKDKDYNLFDGGGLYLLVTSTGGKLWRMKYRFEGKERRIAFGSYPEISLADARRRKEEARKLVANGTDPGNLKKAQKQAGEDRTANSFEVIAREWFGAFQNQWTPGHATKLFSRLERELFPYIGAMPIEEIKAPDVLKVLKRIESRGILETAHRVKTIISQVLRYAIAHGHRADRDCTADLRGALPPARAKHFGALTDPKEVAPLLRAIDSFQGSFVVKCALQLSPMLFCRPGELRGMEWAELNLDSAEWNIPVERMKLKNQTKQDRKGQFHLVPLSSQAVQILRELHPLTGHSKYVFPCHRTPLRPMSENAITAALRRLGYTGSEMTGHGFRATARTILDEVLGFRPDIIEHQLAHAVRDANGRAYNRTSFLKDRRQMMQQWADYLDGLKAGAKVISIRQVV